In Bdellovibrio bacteriovorus, a single window of DNA contains:
- a CDS encoding HD domain-containing phosphohydrolase, with translation MMKKILLVEDDEFFRSAVKDFLGKTYEVHEAENGLHAQNLLNENLDPDAILTDIKMPKMTGIQLLEWVREHRPKIPVVLMTGFSEILETKRAHELGAKDFIPKPFKSAELLSKLNNLLAGASQWKIDDGKDEDFCSLPVEDFLTERNTQFGIFVKVASNKYIKIAHHGGKIAEEKLRVFKEKGVNFLYVKQADFSSIVGFTVHISRVVSASEKVDDSKKLRFVKYTGGLIVQQAFVQGTDKALFNNAKDFLSSSVSVITESEDAMTVLDQLNDHNDYLYSHSLGVSMYSVMIAKKMGINSPQTLFKLAMAGLFHNIGFKELPQDVLQKSRFKLSKEERMLIESHPARGKEILESIKGIPTDVIQMTYEHHEDLMGTGYPRRIDKKKIHPLTRIISAADAFCTLTLKNPDNEVPLDGAAAIARLHETKQSLLDQDCLKSLASLFSAKQVA, from the coding sequence ATGATGAAGAAAATTCTTTTAGTTGAAGACGATGAATTCTTTCGGTCGGCCGTTAAGGACTTCCTCGGTAAGACTTATGAAGTGCACGAAGCCGAAAACGGACTTCACGCGCAAAACCTATTAAATGAAAATCTAGATCCTGATGCCATTCTTACAGATATCAAAATGCCAAAAATGACCGGCATCCAGCTTTTAGAGTGGGTTCGCGAACACAGGCCAAAGATTCCAGTTGTACTAATGACTGGTTTTTCAGAGATTTTAGAGACGAAACGCGCACACGAACTGGGGGCCAAAGACTTCATCCCTAAACCTTTTAAGTCCGCGGAGCTTCTTTCTAAGCTGAATAATTTGTTAGCAGGCGCTTCTCAATGGAAGATTGATGACGGTAAAGATGAAGACTTTTGTTCTTTACCTGTCGAAGACTTTCTTACGGAAAGAAACACGCAGTTCGGTATCTTCGTCAAAGTCGCTTCCAACAAATACATCAAGATCGCCCATCATGGTGGAAAGATCGCAGAAGAAAAACTGCGCGTCTTTAAAGAAAAAGGTGTTAACTTCTTATACGTAAAGCAGGCCGACTTTTCAAGTATCGTGGGTTTTACGGTCCACATATCCAGAGTGGTCAGCGCGAGTGAAAAAGTCGACGATTCAAAAAAGTTGCGTTTCGTAAAGTACACCGGGGGCTTGATTGTACAGCAGGCCTTTGTACAGGGCACAGATAAAGCTTTATTCAATAATGCCAAAGACTTTCTTTCATCGAGTGTTTCGGTCATCACCGAGTCCGAAGACGCAATGACCGTTTTAGATCAATTGAATGATCATAACGATTACCTCTATTCGCACAGTTTAGGTGTTAGCATGTACTCGGTGATGATCGCAAAAAAAATGGGAATCAACTCTCCCCAAACTCTTTTTAAGCTGGCGATGGCGGGCTTGTTTCACAATATTGGATTTAAAGAACTGCCTCAGGATGTTCTACAAAAAAGTCGTTTTAAACTCAGCAAAGAAGAACGCATGCTGATTGAATCGCACCCGGCTCGGGGAAAAGAAATCCTAGAGTCCATTAAAGGCATCCCTACTGATGTTATTCAAATGACTTACGAGCATCACGAGGATCTGATGGGAACGGGCTATCCCCGTCGAATCGATAAGAAGAAGATCCATCCGCTCACAAGAATTATCTCTGCGGCAGATGCGTTTTGCACCCTGACGCTGAAGAATCCAGATAATGAAGTGCCCTTGGATGGAGCCGCGGCTATCGCCCGATTACATGAAACCAAACAAAGTCTTTTGGATCAAGATTGCCTCAAAAGCCTGGCGTCCCTTTTTTCGGCTAAGCAGGTGGCTTAA